In Flavobacterium enshiense, the genomic stretch GTTTTTCCGTCTACTTGTATGTAATTTGCTTCCGGACGCAATCGTTTACCTTTACAGACATTGCATTTGGTTTTTCCGCGGTAACGCGATAACATCACACGGTTTTGAATCTTGTAGTTTTTCTCTTCCAGTTCATGAAAGAAAGCATCCAATCCTACAAAATAGCTGTTCCCGTGCCAGATTAAAGCCTTCTGTTCGCTTGATAATTCGAAAAAAGGTTTATGAATCGGGAAATCGAAATGATGGCTGTTGTTTACCAATTGATCTCTGTACCAGCCCATGCTTTCACCACGCCAAGGGTAAATGGCATTCTCATAAACGGAAAGTGCTGTATTAGGAATTACCAATTCTTCATCGATGCCTATAACGTTTCCATAGCCTTCGCATTTCGGACAGGCACCATACGGATTGTTAAAACTGAACAAGTGGATGTTTGGTTCCAGAAATGTGATTCCGTCCAATTCAAAATTATTGCTGAAAACAAATCGTCTTTCTGAATTTAATTCCTGCAGGTAACATTCGCCTTTTCCTTCATAAAATGCTGTCTGCACGGCATCTGCCAATCGGTTGTAAAATTCCTCTTCTTCTTTTACGATGATTCGGTCAATGATTAAAAGCACATCTTTGTTATCAAGCGAATGCTGGTCGATTTCATCCAGACGAACCATTTCATTGTCGACCAAAATACGTGCAAAACCTTGTTGCAGTAATACTTTTAACTTGTCTTCCAGTGCTCTTCCTTCCTCTAAATGGATAGGGGCGAGCAGCAGCCATTTACTTTCCAAATCGAAATTTTGAACTTCGGCAATAACATCGCTGACCGTCTGTTTTTTAACCTCGTTGCCTGAAACAGGGGAAAAGGTTTTGCCTATTCTGGCGTATAACAATTTAAGGTAATCGTAAATTTCGGTTGAAGTTCCAACGGTCGAACGCGCATTAGTTGTGTTTACTTTCTGTTCGATGGCAATGGCCGGTGCGATTCCTTTTATATAATCAACTTTTGGCTTGTCAAGTCGTCCTAAAAACTGACGGGCGTAGGAAGACAAACTTTCAACATAACGACGCTGTCCTTCAGCATAAAGAGTGTCGAAAGCCAAACTTGATTTTCCGGAACCTGAAAGTCCAGTAATAACCACAAGTTTGTTTCTCGGAATCGCAACATCCACATTTTTAAGGTTGTGAAGTTGCGCTCCTTTTATGATAATATTTTTCTTTGGCTCTAATGTTGTGATGTCAGTTTTCATAGAAAAATGTGGGTGAAATGCAAAGATAGCTAAAAACCAAATTTTGAGGAATTTGTTTCGGTATTATTAGTATTAAAAACGATATGGGTTTTATTTATGTATTGATTTTGAAAATTATTGTTTGAATCTGTGCATTTATTTTTTTAAAATTATTGTGTTGCCAAATGTTAAATTTTAAATTATTATTTGTAGGATAAAAACATTTATTACTATATTTGGTTAACAATAATTTATAAAGCATTTGCCTATCGTATAAAAATACTTTTTTAGAATTAATTCCCAAACCAAAAACTAAAAAGTATTATGACGGCCAATGTTGTACTTCCGGACGCAGTCCTCGTAAAAAATTATGTAGGCGGAGATGAAAATGCTTTAGCTACATTAATTGAGAGACACCAATCAAAAATTTACGGATTTATCTATTCTAAGGTAATGGACAGAGATGTTACCGAAGATATTTTCCAGGACACTTTTATTAAGGTCATCAAGACTTTAAAGACAAAAAACTACAATGAAGAAGGTAAGTTTTTACCGTGGGTGATGCGTATTTCCCACAATCTGATCGTGGATTATTTCAGAAAGACAAAGAAAATGCCTTTCAATAGAGATACAGAGGAGTTTTCAGTTTTCTCTCTTATGACAGACAACAGTCCGAATATTGAAAGCAAAATAATCACGGAGCAGGTTGAGGTTGATTTACAGCGTTTAATCAGTGAATTACCAGACGATCAGCGTGAAGTTTTGGTAATGCGTATTTATGACGATTTAAGTTTTAAGGAAATAGCAGATTTGACTGGGGTAAGTATTAATACTGCCTTAGGAAGAATGCGTTATGCCTTAATGAACTTGAGAAAAGTGATTGAGAAAAATCAAATAATTTTAACCAATTAAACAATATTTATAGGTGAGTTGCGTTATTCTTTTATAATTCATACTGAAGCAATGGCAAAACTCTACTCTAAAAAGAAAAAAGCAAATCCAAAAATGTCACCTAAAAAGGAAACTGTTAATTTTTTGCTCAACTATTCTAAGGCATTGAGTATTACAAAGGTGGGTGATTTAACTTTTGAGAATATTGCTAATTAGGAAAATGTCCCGGAATTGAAAATTTCGGGACATTTTTTATTTATTCTTGTAGTATTCGTCCAGGACCGATTTTCTGCCGATGCTTTTAGTGATGATGTCTTTTTCTAAGTTCCAACCGCGTGCCGGTGAATATTCCCTTCCGTACCAAATAATCTGAAGATGTAGATCGTTCCACAGTTCACGTGGGAAAATGCGTTTAGCATCTTTTTCCGTTTGCTGTACATTTTTACCATTGGTCAGATTCCAGCGGTACATCAATCGGTGGATATGTGTGTCGACCGGAAAAGCAGGTACGCCGAAAGCCTGGCTCATCACCACGCTTGCCGTTTTGTGTCCGACCGCCGGTAAAGCTTCCAGGTCTTCAAAACTCTGCGGAACTTCTCCATTGTGCTTTTCGATCAATATTTGCGACAAGCCATAGATTCCTTTTGATTTCATTGGCGAAAGTCCGCAAGGTTTAATGATTTCCTTAATTTCTTCCACCGAAAGTTTAACCATGTCATAAGGATTGTCTGCTTTTGCAAATAAAAGAGGCGTAATTTGGTTTACCCGAACATCGGTGCATTGTGCCGAAAGTAAAACAGCAATAAGCAGTGTATAAGGGTCTTTATGGTCAAGAGGAATAGGGATTTCAGGATAAATTTCGTTTAATGTTTCTATAACGAAGGCTACCTTTTCTTCTTTAGTCATTTTGATTACTTTTACGGCCAACAAAGATACATTTATGACAACATTAAAAAAAGGAGATAAGGCACCAAATTTTTCAGGGTTAGATCAGGACGGTATATCGCATTCATTAGCCGATTATACCGGAAAGAAATTGGTGGTTTTTTTCTATCCAAGAGCGAATACACCGGGCTGTATTGCTGAAGCCTGCGATTTAAGGGATAATTATGACCGTTTTATCTCAAATAATTATGTGCTTTT encodes the following:
- a CDS encoding RNA polymerase sigma factor, which translates into the protein MTANVVLPDAVLVKNYVGGDENALATLIERHQSKIYGFIYSKVMDRDVTEDIFQDTFIKVIKTLKTKNYNEEGKFLPWVMRISHNLIVDYFRKTKKMPFNRDTEEFSVFSLMTDNSPNIESKIITEQVEVDLQRLISELPDDQREVLVMRIYDDLSFKEIADLTGVSINTALGRMRYALMNLRKVIEKNQIILTN
- a CDS encoding endonuclease III domain-containing protein translates to MTKEEKVAFVIETLNEIYPEIPIPLDHKDPYTLLIAVLLSAQCTDVRVNQITPLLFAKADNPYDMVKLSVEEIKEIIKPCGLSPMKSKGIYGLSQILIEKHNGEVPQSFEDLEALPAVGHKTASVVMSQAFGVPAFPVDTHIHRLMYRWNLTNGKNVQQTEKDAKRIFPRELWNDLHLQIIWYGREYSPARGWNLEKDIITKSIGRKSVLDEYYKNK